Proteins from a single region of Aureibacter tunicatorum:
- the ahcY gene encoding adenosylhomocysteinase: protein MIDTSLQYKVKDISLAEWGRKEIELAEAEMPGLMSLRDEYGESQPLKDARIAGCLHMTIQTAVLIETLVALGAEVRWSSCNIFSTQDHAAAAIAAAGIPVFAWKGMNDEEFDWCIEQTLFFGSEDKPLNMILDDGGDLTNMVLDQYPQLVEAIKGISEETTTGVHRLYEREQNGKLPLPCINVNDSVTKSKFDNKYGCRESLVDGIRRATDVMIAGKVAVVAGYGDVGKGSAESLRGAGARVIVTEIDPICALQAAMEGFEVKKMNDAIKEADIVVTTTGNKDIIVGRHFESMKDKTIVCNIGHFDNEIDMAWLNTTYGDSKVNIKPQVDKYTINGNDIIVLAEGRLVNLGCATGHPSFVMSNSFTNQTLAQIELWLHSEKYSNSVHVLPKHLDEKVARLHLKKIGVELDELSQDQAEYINVKVEGPYKPEYYRY from the coding sequence ATGATTGACACTTCATTGCAATACAAAGTTAAAGATATCTCTTTAGCTGAATGGGGACGTAAGGAAATTGAACTTGCCGAGGCTGAAATGCCGGGCTTGATGTCTTTGAGAGATGAGTATGGTGAGTCTCAACCTCTTAAAGATGCTAGAATCGCTGGATGTCTTCACATGACAATTCAGACGGCGGTTCTAATCGAGACTTTGGTAGCTTTAGGCGCTGAAGTAAGATGGTCTTCATGCAATATTTTTTCTACTCAGGATCATGCTGCCGCTGCTATAGCCGCCGCTGGTATTCCTGTGTTCGCATGGAAAGGCATGAATGATGAGGAATTTGATTGGTGCATTGAGCAGACATTGTTTTTCGGAAGCGAAGACAAGCCATTGAATATGATTTTGGATGATGGAGGAGATCTAACCAATATGGTTTTGGATCAATATCCGCAATTGGTTGAAGCTATCAAGGGTATTTCTGAAGAAACTACTACGGGAGTTCATAGATTGTACGAAAGAGAGCAAAATGGAAAGCTTCCTTTGCCATGTATCAATGTTAATGATTCGGTGACTAAGTCTAAGTTTGATAACAAATATGGATGTAGAGAATCTTTGGTTGATGGAATAAGAAGAGCCACTGATGTTATGATTGCTGGTAAGGTTGCAGTTGTAGCTGGTTATGGCGATGTAGGTAAAGGTTCTGCAGAGTCTTTGAGAGGTGCTGGAGCAAGAGTTATTGTTACTGAAATCGATCCTATTTGCGCATTGCAGGCCGCGATGGAAGGCTTCGAAGTGAAAAAGATGAATGACGCTATCAAAGAGGCTGATATTGTTGTGACTACTACCGGTAATAAGGATATCATTGTTGGAAGACACTTTGAGTCGATGAAAGACAAAACGATTGTTTGTAACATTGGCCATTTTGACAATGAGATTGATATGGCTTGGTTGAACACAACTTATGGAGACAGCAAAGTCAATATCAAACCTCAGGTTGACAAGTATACTATCAATGGAAACGATATTATCGTTTTGGCTGAAGGAAGACTAGTGAATCTTGGCTGCGCTACTGGGCACCCTTCATTTGTAATGTCTAATTCTTTCACTAACCAAACACTAGCTCAGATAGAGTTGTGGTTGCATTCTGAAAAGTATAGCAATAGTGTTCATGTTCTTCCAAAGCATTTGGATGAAAAAGTGGCAAGACTGCACCTTAAGAAAATTGGAGTTGAGTTGGATGAGTTATCGCAAGATCAAGCTGAATACATCAACGTGAAAGTTGAAGGTCCATATAAGCCAGAGTATTATAGATACTAA